A genomic window from Terriglobia bacterium includes:
- the pepE gene encoding dipeptidase PepE: MPFSGFAVRLLLFFGFAPYNHSAMIPTTYRLLLISSSTVAGTGYLDHAESEIRDHFRGVDRVLFVPYALADYEAYFSKARERFILMGLDLTSIHTAANSCRAVSDAQAIFIGGGNTFRLLKALYDLQLLDPIRERVVAGMPYMGASAGSNVAGPTIRTTNDMPIVEPPSLAALNLFPYQINPHYLDPDPASTHMGETREERLLQYLEENETPVVAIREGSYLRVQNGEIWLKGRAARIFRRGQQPYEINPPATIEL, encoded by the coding sequence TTGCCGTTTTCCGGTTTTGCCGTTCGCCTTCTTCTGTTCTTCGGTTTCGCGCCGTACAATCATTCCGCCATGATTCCCACCACCTACCGCCTGCTCCTGATCTCCAGTTCCACGGTCGCCGGTACCGGCTATCTTGACCATGCAGAATCCGAAATCCGCGATCACTTCCGCGGGGTCGACCGGGTTCTTTTCGTACCGTATGCCCTCGCCGACTACGAAGCGTATTTTTCCAAAGCCCGCGAGCGCTTCATCCTGATGGGCCTTGACCTGACTTCAATCCACACCGCCGCCAACTCTTGCCGCGCGGTTTCCGATGCCCAAGCTATCTTTATCGGCGGCGGCAACACCTTCCGCCTCCTCAAAGCCCTTTACGACCTGCAACTCCTCGATCCCATCCGCGAACGCGTTGTCGCAGGCATGCCCTACATGGGCGCCAGCGCCGGATCGAACGTCGCCGGCCCCACAATCCGCACAACCAACGACATGCCAATAGTCGAACCACCATCGCTCGCCGCGCTTAACCTTTTTCCTTACCAGATCAATCCGCACTACCTCGACCCCGACCCGGCCTCCACCCATATGGGCGAGACCCGCGAGGAACGCCTGTTGCAATATCTGGAGGAAAACGAAACCCCGGTCGTTGCGATCCGTGAAGGGAGTTACCTGCGTGTGCAGAACGGCGAAATCTGGCTCAAGGGCCGCGCCGCCCGCATCTTCCGCCGTGGCCAACAACCCTACGAAATCAACCCGCCCGCGACGATAGAGTTATAG
- a CDS encoding SpoIIE family protein phosphatase — MQSSIGLSAKSTSKLSPGLVLHLRDGLDEHTVPLERFPVTVGRKPEKDIVLKDARVSRDHARFSCEEGIYFIEDEGSRHGTYVNGQRINGRIEIHPGDHIQFGPSVTAALQTASASNQQVLELLSQIHVPTNSKSSELEKLTLFLEAARALSSSNVLTDVLSVLLDTCLALTGAERGFVFLRDAEGGEMKLAVGRNNKKEPITTDKGISHSILRDTVSSADEFIVADTTKLSDMAARQSIVAHDLRSVISVPLRMTVQQNREGPQSSEIRGVLYLDSQFISGDLSKVDHQILKAIAGEAAMLLENAVLMQAEEARRRYQQELSIAAGIQQGLMPARLPDVPFARVRARNVSCREIGGDFYDVLYINGKLNIVLADVSGKGVSAALLAAILQGLIYSQLMEERTLADAASAINQFLCSRDLGGKYATFFLGRIHPDGNMEWIRCGHVPPVRIQPDKSIERWEEGSMPVGLIPIADFEMHTGQLKPGDRFIVVSDGITEAENPVDDLFGEERLEGACQCDDAFTNIMEQVANFRGSAAQNDDITLVEVTFSA, encoded by the coding sequence GTGCAAAGCTCAATTGGACTATCCGCCAAATCGACCTCGAAGCTCTCGCCCGGCCTCGTACTCCATCTGCGCGATGGCCTTGACGAGCACACCGTACCGCTTGAGCGCTTCCCCGTCACTGTAGGCCGCAAACCCGAAAAGGACATCGTCCTCAAGGACGCTCGCGTCTCGCGCGACCACGCCAGGTTTAGTTGCGAGGAAGGGATCTATTTCATCGAAGACGAGGGCAGCCGTCACGGAACCTACGTCAATGGACAGCGCATCAATGGCCGCATCGAGATCCACCCTGGCGACCACATCCAGTTCGGCCCGAGCGTAACCGCCGCGCTGCAGACCGCCAGCGCCAGCAACCAGCAGGTCCTCGAACTCCTCAGCCAGATCCATGTCCCGACGAACAGCAAGAGTTCGGAACTCGAAAAGCTCACGCTCTTCCTCGAAGCCGCCCGTGCCCTCAGTTCCTCAAACGTCCTCACCGATGTCCTGAGCGTACTGCTCGACACCTGCCTCGCCCTGACCGGTGCCGAGCGGGGATTCGTCTTCCTGCGCGATGCCGAAGGCGGCGAGATGAAACTGGCAGTCGGCCGTAACAACAAGAAAGAGCCCATCACCACGGACAAGGGCATCTCGCATTCCATACTGCGCGACACCGTTTCATCGGCAGACGAGTTCATCGTCGCCGACACCACCAAGCTCAGCGACATGGCCGCGCGCCAATCGATCGTTGCCCACGATCTGCGCTCCGTGATCTCCGTCCCGCTACGCATGACCGTACAGCAGAATCGCGAAGGCCCGCAGAGCAGCGAAATCCGCGGCGTTCTCTATCTCGACAGCCAATTCATCTCCGGCGACCTCTCCAAAGTCGATCACCAGATCCTAAAGGCCATTGCCGGCGAAGCCGCGATGCTGCTCGAAAACGCGGTCCTCATGCAGGCCGAAGAAGCCCGCCGCCGCTACCAGCAGGAGCTTTCCATCGCCGCCGGCATTCAGCAGGGCCTCATGCCCGCACGCCTGCCTGATGTGCCTTTCGCGCGCGTGCGGGCTCGAAACGTTTCCTGCCGCGAAATCGGCGGAGACTTCTACGACGTGCTCTACATCAATGGCAAGCTCAACATCGTCCTCGCCGACGTGAGCGGCAAAGGTGTCTCTGCGGCTTTGCTCGCTGCCATCTTGCAAGGCCTCATCTATTCGCAACTGATGGAAGAGCGCACGCTCGCGGATGCCGCTAGCGCGATTAACCAGTTCCTTTGCTCCCGCGATCTCGGCGGCAAGTACGCCACCTTCTTTCTAGGGCGTATTCATCCCGACGGCAACATGGAATGGATTCGCTGCGGCCACGTCCCACCGGTCCGTATCCAGCCCGACAAATCCATCGAGCGCTGGGAAGAGGGGTCCATGCCCGTAGGGCTTATTCCGATCGCTGATTTCGAGATGCACACAGGCCAACTCAAACCGGGCGACCGCTTCATCGTCGTGAGCGACGGAATCACCGAGGCCGAAAACCCCGTTGATGATCTCTTCGGTGAAGAGCGCCTCGAAGGCGCCTGCCAGTGCGATGACGCCTTCACCAACATCATGGAACAGGTCGCCAACTTCCGCGGCTCCGCCGCCCAGAACGACGACATCACCCTCGTCGAGGTCACCTTCAGCGCCTGA
- a CDS encoding IgA Peptidase M64: MRKALILAFLFFATCAVAATPRTMRVDYYHTGNSSTEMFSLDEVVIEPLPWPGNPDKPIDDTNLGKYYFEVRDRATNNLLYSRGFSSIYGEWETTDEAKKMNRTFSESLRFPAPEKPVQIILKKRDKENTFREVWSLNIDPKNMFVNTAKPPEVGAVVEIEKHGDPANKVDFLILGDGYTAAERGKCEKDAHRLTEILFATEPFKSRRTDFNVWAICAASQDSGISRPSTGVHHRTAIGASYDAFGSERYVLTFENKKFREVASWAPYEFVEILANNNTYGGGGIFNLYSTVAADSLWAPYVFVHEFGHHFAGLADEYYTSDVAYESPTEKVEPWEPNATALLNPELLKWKSYVTHGVPIPTPWSKTEFENYERDIQKRRRELRKENRPESEMDALFKEEKAHEDKMFAEEKYAGKVGAFEGANYEARGYYRPEVNCIMFTRTNYFCKVCQGAIDRVIDLYSKP, translated from the coding sequence ATGAGAAAAGCACTGATACTGGCGTTTTTGTTTTTTGCTACGTGCGCGGTGGCGGCGACGCCCCGGACTATGCGGGTGGACTACTACCACACGGGAAATAGCTCGACGGAGATGTTCAGCCTGGATGAGGTGGTAATTGAGCCGCTGCCGTGGCCGGGAAATCCGGACAAGCCGATCGATGATACGAACCTCGGGAAGTATTACTTCGAGGTGCGGGATCGGGCGACGAACAATTTGCTGTATTCGCGTGGGTTCTCGTCGATTTATGGCGAGTGGGAGACGACAGACGAGGCGAAGAAGATGAATCGCACCTTTAGCGAGTCGCTGCGATTCCCGGCGCCGGAGAAACCGGTGCAGATCATCTTGAAGAAGCGAGACAAGGAGAATACTTTCCGCGAGGTCTGGTCGCTGAATATCGATCCGAAAAACATGTTCGTGAACACGGCGAAACCGCCCGAGGTTGGGGCAGTGGTCGAGATTGAGAAGCATGGCGACCCGGCGAATAAGGTCGATTTCCTGATTCTTGGGGACGGGTACACGGCGGCGGAGCGCGGGAAGTGCGAGAAGGACGCGCATCGGTTGACAGAGATTCTGTTCGCGACGGAGCCGTTCAAGTCGCGGCGAACGGATTTCAACGTGTGGGCGATTTGCGCGGCGTCGCAGGACTCGGGGATTTCGCGGCCTTCCACGGGTGTGCATCACCGGACGGCGATCGGGGCGAGCTATGACGCGTTCGGTTCCGAGCGATACGTGCTCACTTTCGAGAACAAGAAGTTCCGCGAGGTTGCGTCGTGGGCGCCATATGAATTTGTGGAAATATTGGCGAACAACAATACATATGGAGGTGGCGGAATCTTCAATTTGTACAGTACGGTGGCGGCGGACAGCTTATGGGCACCTTATGTGTTTGTGCACGAGTTCGGGCATCATTTCGCGGGACTGGCGGATGAGTACTACACATCCGATGTGGCATATGAGTCGCCGACGGAAAAGGTGGAGCCTTGGGAGCCGAATGCGACGGCGTTGTTGAATCCGGAGTTGCTGAAGTGGAAGAGTTATGTGACGCATGGGGTGCCGATTCCGACGCCGTGGAGCAAGACGGAGTTTGAGAATTACGAGCGGGATATCCAGAAGCGCCGGCGGGAATTGCGGAAGGAAAACCGGCCGGAGTCGGAGATGGATGCGCTCTTCAAGGAAGAGAAGGCGCACGAGGACAAGATGTTCGCGGAGGAGAAGTATGCCGGGAAAGTCGGTGCATTCGAGGGGGCGAACTATGAGGCGAGGGGGTACTACCGGCCGGAGGTGAATTGCATCATGTTTACCCGGACGAATTACTTCTGCAAAGTGTGCCAAGGTGCCATAGACAGGGTTATTGACCTGTATTCGAAACCGTAA